The nucleotide window CGATCTCCGGTCCCCGACGGCCGCGGCCCCCCGCCGACGAGCGGTCCCAACCGATCCGCCAGCACGCGGCGGGCGTAGACTCACGGTGACCATGTTGTTCCTGTGGGTCGTCGCCGGACTCGTGCTCCTCGCGGTGGAGCTGCACACGGTCGCCTTCTACGCCCTGTTCCTCGCCGCCGGCTCGTTCGTCGCGGCGATCCTCGTGATCTTCGTCCCGGACAGCCCGGTCTGGGTCCAGGCGCTCCTCGCGGCCGTCGCCTCGATCGTCGGCATGCTCGCCCTGCGGCCGTTCGCGAGTCGCGCCTTCCTCAATCGTCGCGACGGCGTCGTCTCGCGCGGCGTCCACGGCGGCCTCGTCGGACAGGAGGCGCTCACCCTGGACGCGATCGGCGACGAACATCATCCCGGGCATGTCCTCCTCGCGAGCGAGCGATGGCTCGCCGTGACGGACCATCCGGATCCCCTCGGCAGCGATGTGGCTGTCGGGGTCATCGCCGTGCGCGGAACGACGCTCCTCGTCCGTCCGCTCGAGCGTTCGGCGCCGTTCGCAGAAGGAGGAGTCCGTCGTGGATAGTGGTGTGATCGCCGGGATCGTCGTCGCGATCGTCATCTTCGTCGTCATCGTCGCCTTCCTGGGCCAGGCGGCGAACGTGATCCAGCAGGGATACGTCGGGGTCGTCAAGCAGTTCGGCGAGTTCAAGTCGATCCACAATCCGGGCCTGGCCCTCATCGTGCCGTTCTACCAGACGCTCGTCCGCGTCGACATGCGCGAGATCCCCCGTCCCGGCGACCGCCAGGAGGTCATCACCAAGGACAACGTCGTTGTGGCGGTGAACGCGACGATCTTCACCCAGGTGGTCGACGCGAAGCAGGCGCTCTTCAGCGTCTCCGATTTCGACGTCGCCATCGACGCGATCGCCCGGACCGCGCTCCGGTCCGTCATCGGAACGCTCTCCCTCGACCAGGCGCTGTCCGAGCGCGAGCGGATCAACGTGGACGTCCAGCAGCAGATGGAGGCGGTGACCGACAAGTGGGGGATCCGGATCAACCGGATCGAGATCGTCGAGATCACCCCGCCGCCACAGATCCTCCAGGCTCTCGCCCTCCAGAAGCAGGCGGACCAGGAGAAGCGGGCGAAGATCCTCCAGTCCGAGGGCCTTCAGCAGTCGGCGGTCAATGTCGCGGACGGCAACCGGCAGGCAGCGATCAAGAGCGCCGAAGGCGAACGGCAGTCGGCGATCCTCCGGGCGGAGGGCAACCGGCAGGCGGCGATCCTCGAGGCCGAGGGTCGAGCCCAGGCGATCAAGACGGTCTATGACGCGATCAAGGCAGCGGCGCCGGATCCGACGCTCGTCGCGATCCTCCAGCTCGACACGCTCGCCAAGTTCGCCGCCAGCGAGAACACGAAGATCGTCATCCCGGCCGAGAGCTCTGCGCTCCTCGGAGCGGCGCAGGCCCTGCGGTCGGTCCTCATGGACGTGCCGACGCTGCCGCCCAGCGGAAGCTGACCTGGCGAGGACGAGAACGGGCGCCGAGCCCGGTTCGCCGGTCGACGGCCTCGAGGCGCTCCGCGCCGAGATCATCGCCTGCCGCCGCTGTCCGCGTCTCGTCGAGTGGCGCGAACGAGTCGCCCGCGAGAAGGTCGCGCGCTTCGCGGACGAGCCGTACTGGGGTCGTCCGCTGGCCGGCTTCGGCGATCCCGAGGCGCGGATCCTCATCGTCGGGCTCGCCCCGGCGGCGCACGGCGGCAACCGGACCGGGCGAGTCTTCACCGGCGACCGGTCGGGCGATTTCCTGTGGTCCGCGCTTCATGTCAACGGGCTCGCCGACAGGCCGTCATCGCGCCGGGCGGACGACGGCCTCACCCTCCGCGGGGTCTACATCGCCGCGGCGGTCCGCTGTGCGCCACCCGCGAACCGACCGACGATCGAAGAGCGCGACCGATGTCTCCCATTCCTCCAGCGGGAGCTGGCGTTCCTGCCAAGGATTCGAGTCATCGTCGCCCTCGGCGCCTTCGGGTGGGACGCCGTCTTGCGCGTCCTCGGGGCGGACGGCCACGCCATCAGGCCGCGGCCACGGTTCGGGCACGGCGCGGAGGCGGTCGTCGGGCCGTACGTCCTGTTCGGGTCGTATCACCCGAGCCAGCAGAACACGTTCACCGGCCGCCTCACCACGCCAATGTTCGAGACGCTGCTCGCGCGGGCGAAAGCCGCGACCCGGTAGCGGTTCGCGCGTCGAGCAGATGTGCCCGCGGCCGCGCAGCCGCGGATCCGCGTCGCCCCGCG belongs to Chloroflexota bacterium and includes:
- a CDS encoding NfeD family protein; protein product: MTMLFLWVVAGLVLLAVELHTVAFYALFLAAGSFVAAILVIFVPDSPVWVQALLAAVASIVGMLALRPFASRAFLNRRDGVVSRGVHGGLVGQEALTLDAIGDEHHPGHVLLASERWLAVTDHPDPLGSDVAVGVIAVRGTTLLVRPLERSAPFAEGGVRRG
- a CDS encoding uracil-DNA glycosylase, producing MTRSRQRRRIRRSSRSSSSTRSPSSPPARTRRSSSRPRALRSSERRRPCGRSSWTCRRCRPAEADLARTRTGAEPGSPVDGLEALRAEIIACRRCPRLVEWRERVAREKVARFADEPYWGRPLAGFGDPEARILIVGLAPAAHGGNRTGRVFTGDRSGDFLWSALHVNGLADRPSSRRADDGLTLRGVYIAAAVRCAPPANRPTIEERDRCLPFLQRELAFLPRIRVIVALGAFGWDAVLRVLGADGHAIRPRPRFGHGAEAVVGPYVLFGSYHPSQQNTFTGRLTTPMFETLLARAKAATR